The genomic DNA GCTACTGCAAGTGATACGCCGAGAATAGCGTTCGCTCCCAGATTACTCTTATTATTCGTTCCGTCAAGTTCTATCATTAAATTATCGATTGCGGCCTGATCGGTGGCATCCATTCCTGATATTTCCGGGCCTATTATTTCTTCTGCATTTTTAACGGCTTTTGTAACGCCTTTTCCAAGAAACCTTTTTTCACCATCTCTTAATTCGACAGCTTCAAGCTCACCTGTGGAAGCTCCCGATGGTACGGCTGCTCTCCCGAAAACGCCTGATGAGAGATAAACATCTACCTCTACGGTAGGGTTTCCTCTTGAATCAATAATTTCTCTCGCCAGAACGTCTTCAATAATTGTCATTATAAAAAGCCTCCAATAAGCATTTAATTATTATTTTATTAGCAGAAATCTAGCAGAAAAGTGAAAATTTGTCAAAGTCATAATCCCTTTCAATCGCTGAATAATAGGACTCTATTTGTATGGTTAATTAAAAGAAAGTGAGAATTTATAAATAAAAGTTGAAATATGATTTATTGGTCGTTACTATTGAATGATTTGAAATTATAAATATTTTGGAGGTTTCTTTGACTCACATAGAGGATCATCGCCCCTGGGGATGTTTTAAAGTCCTTGCCGATGAAGCCGACCATAAAGTTAAGCGCATTCTTGTCTACCCGGGAAAACGTTTGAGCCTGCAACGTCATAAAAGGCGTTGTGAACACTGGTTTGTCGTATCCGGAGAAGGTGTCGTTACCTTAAATGGTAAGGATATAACCCTTAAAACAGGTCAATCAATTGATATCCCCTTGGGTGGAATTCATCGGATGTCAAATAAGACGGACAAGGATGTTGTTTTCATCGAAGTGCAAAGGGGTGATTATTTTGGTGAGGATGATATCGAACGTTTGGAGGATGATTACGGGAGAGTATAAATGTCCGTTTCCTCCAAAGCCTGACCACGTGCTTTTTGCATAATGAGTCAGCGAGTTAATCGTATTAGCAGCTTTCCTTTAATACTTTTATCCTACTTTCTTTTATTTTTCTTGCTTAACAGGTTCTTGGCTTTTTTTGCTTCGTCCAAATCTGGAAACTGTTTGATTAATTTCTTATAGAGCGCCTCTGCTGTTTTTTTATCCTTAATCTTTTCAAAGGCCATCCCTTGCTTAAGCAGGGCTGCAGGAACCTTTCCTCCCCCCGGATATTTCTTGATAACATCATCGTATTCTATGATTGATCTTTCAAAATCGCCATCATCATAAAAACTTTCGCCTATCCAGAACTGTGCGTTGTTGGCGAGAGGGCCGTCAGGAAATAATTTTAAGTAGCGATTAAAAAAATCCCTTGC from Deltaproteobacteria bacterium includes the following:
- a CDS encoding phosphomannose isomerase type II C-terminal cupin domain, translated to MTHIEDHRPWGCFKVLADEADHKVKRILVYPGKRLSLQRHKRRCEHWFVVSGEGVVTLNGKDITLKTGQSIDIPLGGIHRMSNKTDKDVVFIEVQRGDYFGEDDIERLEDDYGRV